The genomic region CTTGGGCTCCCGGCCGTCGCCGGTCGAGCGGCCCTGCAGATGCCGCCACGCCCACGGCAGCAGCATGTGGCGGGTCCACTGCAGCTGCGCGTACACCTGCTCCCGCAGCGTCGCCCGCTGCGGCGGCCCGGACGCGTGCGCCCAGTCGTGGCTGCCGCCGGGCAGCCCGAGCGCCTCGACCGCGGCCTCGGTGAACCGGATGTGCCCGAGCGTCGAGCCGTGCACCCGGTCGTCGCTCCAGGTGTCCAGCTCCGTCATCGACGGTGCCGCGTACAGGTCGACCAGCGCGAAACCGTGCCGCTCGGTGGCGCCGCGGATGGTGTCGTTGATCCGGTGCACCCGGCCCGCGATCAGCCGCCCGACCGGCAGGATCCGGGTGACGTCCGGGAACGTCGTGGTGGCGACCGTCGCCCCGGTGCCGGCCAGCGTGTCGTACACCTCGTCGAGCAGGCGCAGCGCGGTGTCGAAGTTGCGGCCCGGGCGGGTCACATCGTTCATCCCCACGCACACCGTGACCAGGTCTGGTTCCATCTCCAGCGCCCTGGGCAGCTGCTCGTCGAGGACGTCGCGGATCCGGCGGCCCCGCACCGCGAGGTTGGCGTAGTGCAAGCCCGGGCAGTGCGAGTCGATGATCTCGGCGAGACGGTCGGCGAACCCGACCAGCCCGACGGAATCGTCGCCGTCCCACAGCCCTTCGGTCTGACTGTCGCCGATGGCGACGTAACGGGAGAACGCAACCACGCCAAATAACCTAATCCCGCAGCGCCTGGCTCACCTGCGGTGCTCCCGCCGACGCGGCCAGCTCGCGGTGCCGGTCGTTGACCTGTGCGCCCGCCGCGCGCAGCAGGGTCACCACCTCGCAGACCGCACCGGACCGGTAGCCGTGCGGCTCGGCGGCCACCGACCACCACGCCATCAGCGCGTCCAGCCCGCGCGCCGGCTCCGCACCCAGGTCCAGCAGCGTGGCCACGGTGGCCGGCAGCAGCGACCGGGCGGCGTGCTCGATCGGCTGGGTGCCGCCGGGCAGTGCGGCGTGCACCGAGGCGCCGGCGTCGACCAGGGCGCGCACCATCTCCGGGTTGACGTGGTCGGCGTCTCCGGCCAGCACGTGCAGCGGTGTCGCCCCCGCCGAGTCCCGCACCATCGGGTCCACACCGCGGGCCAGCGCGTGGCGCAGCGCCATGCCGCGGCCGGTCCGCACGATCTCGTGCAGGATCGTGGTGAACCGGTCTCCGCGCGCCGACAGCTCGATACGGCGTCCCGCGTCGGCGCCCGCGTCGATCAGGGCCACCGCGATGCCGTGGCCCAGCGACCGCACCGCGTACCACAGCGGCGACGCGCCGCACGGGTCCACCGGGTCCGGGTCGAAACCCCACGCCAAAAGCTCGATCACCGACGAGTCGCCCCGGCTGGCGCGCTCGAACAGCTCGAGCTGGTCATCGGGCAGCGGCCGCGTCCACGAGGGCGGGGTCACACCGAGCGCGTCGAGCACGCGCAGGGCGGCGTCGCGGCGGGCACCCAGGTCGAACCACGGCCACGGCCCCTCACCCTTGGCGAGGAAGTCACCCACGGCGGTCCGTGACTCGGAGACCGCCAGCCGGCCGCCGTCGTCGTACTCGGTGCGGAACACCAGCTCGTCGCCGTGGTGTGAGATGACCACGGAGGCGGGCCCGTCGGCGTAGCGGGCGAGTTCGACCACCTCGCGATTCTGCCCAAACCCCGCACAGGCGCGGTGCTCGGGGTGAGATTTCAAACGCCGTCGCGCGGGTACCTGTGACGGCATGGCTACATATCGCGTGTTGAACCCGCAGGGTGACGTCGTCGACAGCAAGGACATCTCCAGTGCCGACGACGCCCACGCCTGGTTCGTCGACCAGAAGGCCGAACCCGAACTCGGGTGGCGCATGGAGGTCAAGAATGACGACGGCGGGTGGGACTTCTTCGACAGCAGCGAAGGCGACCGCAAGTACTGACCCGCCGTTAGGCACCACGGGGGCGCATCATGGGGGTGTATGCCGAAACGAAGTGCCGGGCTGCTGCTGTACCGGATGACCGACGGGCGACTCGAAGTGCTGATCGGGCATCCGGGCGGACCGTTCTGGGCGCGCCGTGACGAGGGCGCGTGGTCGATTCCCAAGGGGGAGTACGACGACGGCGAGGACCCGTGGACCGTGGCGCGCCGCGAGTTCGAGGAGGAGGTCGGCATGCCGGCGCCGGACGGCCCCCGGATCGCGTTCGACCCGGTGCGACAGCCCAGCGGCAAGATCGTCACCGTGTTCGCGGTGGCCGGTGATCTGGATCTGACGGGTGCGCACTCCAACACGTTCACGATGGAGTGGCCGAAAGGCTCGGGGCAGATCAGGGAGTTTCCCGAAATCGACCGGGTGGCTTGGGTTTCCGTGGAAGAGGCACGGTCGAAGCTGGTGAAGGGTCAGCGTCCGATCCTGGACCGGCTGGTGGCTGCGGTCGAAGGCGGCGAACCGGCCGGGTCTCTATCGCGTTGATGGTCAGCGCGCGGCCGTGGATGCGCCACCCGGTCGCGGTGCGCAGGTAGGCGTCGTCGTAGCGCAGATGCCACACCAGGTCGGTGATCTGCTCGTCTGCGGCGGTCCAGTGGTGGGCGATGCAGGTGATGCGGCCCAGCGCGTGGTTGAGGTCCTCGCCGGGGGCGTACACCTCGCCGACGATCGCGTGCTCGGTGCGGGTCACCGCGGCCAGCGCGCCCAGCGCCGCCCGCACCCCGTCGCGGCCGCGGTGCACTGATACCGGCTCCAGGGAGCGCGGCGGGTCCGGGAGCCGCAGTTCCGCGGTGTCGGTGAACAACTCGGCCACGTCGTCGAAGCGCCGGTCGTCGACCGCGGAGGCGTAGATGTGCACCAGGTCGGCCACCGCCAACCGGTCCGCCAGCGGCAGCGTCACGGGGTCAGCCCCAGCCGGTCGGCGCAGGCCGACAGCAGGTCGCGCGCCTCGTCGATGTCGGTGACCGGCGGCATCGCCAGGACCAGCCGGTCGGCTCCGAGCGCGGCCAGCCTCTCGGCGCGTTCGGCGTCGATCTTGGCAACCGCGTGGCCCAGCGACAGTTCCAGTGCGTCGGGGTCGCGGCCCGCGCGTTCGGCCTCCTCGCGCATCAGCGTCACCAGCCGCGTCAGGTCGGCGCCCGCCACCCCGAGCGGCTGGAACCCGTCGCCGAGCCGGCCGGCGCGCCGGGCTGCCGCGGAGCTGTGCCCGCCGATGTGAATCGGTATGGTGCCCAACGGTTTCGGGTAGCACATCCCGTTCTCGAAGTCGAAGAACGTACCGTGGAAGTCGGCGCCGCCCGGTTCGTCGGCCCACAGCCGGCGCAGCACCGCGAGCTGCTCGTCGGCGCGCCGCCCGCGGGTGGCGAAATCCGTTCCGCAGGCTTCGATCTCCTCTTTGAGCCAGCCCATCCCCACGCACAGCCGCAGCCGTCCGCCGGACAGCACGTCGACGGTGGCGAGCCGTTTGGCCAGCACCACCGGATGGTGGTTGGGCAGCACCAGCACCCCGGTCGCCAGCGTGAGCGTGGAGGTCCGGCCGGCCAGGAACGCCAGCAGATCCAGCGGGTCGGGCACGACGCAGTCGGCGGGCAGCTCGACGCGCCCGGAGGGGTCGTACGGGTAGACGCTGGCGTAGTGCGTCATCAGCACGGTGTGCTCGACCACGACGATCGACTCGAAGCCGCAGGCCTCCAGGTGCTGGGCGAACGCGGTCATGTACCCGGGGTCGGCGGTGACCCCGGCGGCGACGGGCGCGACCACTGCGTACTTCATGCGGGGTGCCTCATGCGAGTGCCTCACGGTAGGGGTGGCAGTCCGTTGCCGGCCCGGATCTCGCGCCGGCATTCGCGGCGGGTCTGCCCGGTCTGCTGCATGCACAGCCGCACCGGCGTCTCCTCGAGGAACGGCAGCGGCGGCTCGGCCGGGTCCGGGGCGACGGTGGGACTGGGGATGTCGCCCTGGGTGAGCGACCAGACCGACCTGCCGGTGGGTTGCAGCGTTTCGCAGTAAGCGGTCGCGCCGGAGGCGGTGGTGCCGGTGCTGCCGACGGGGGAGCAGTCCGCGCCGACCACCGCGGTGACCGTCGGCGCGGCGGTGGTTGTGGTTGAGTCCGTGGGGGTTTCGGTGACCTCGGTCTGGGTGACGGTGGTTTCGGTGACCTCGGTCTGAGTGACGGTGGTGTCCGTGACCGTGGTGGTCGGCGGGGGCGGCGGTGCGGGCGGCGAGCTGGACGCGGTGGGCGTCACCGGCGTGGTGGTGGCCGCCGGTGCGGCGGCCGGGCGTTCCTCATCGGCGCGGCGGAACTCGAACAGCGCCACCGCGACCGCGATGACCAGCAGCACCCCGAGGATCGCGGGCAGCAGCACACCGATCCGTCGTTTCGAAGCCGGGGCGGCGGGCTGCGGGGCGGCGGGAACCAGGACCGTGGCGTCGTCGTCACCGGACACACCGAGTTGGTGGCGCAGCGCGCGGGCGAAGTCGGCGCAGCGCTCGAACCGGTCGGCCGGGTTCTTGGCCAGCGCCTTGGTCAGCACGGGATCCAGACCCGCCAGATCCGGTCGCCGGTCCCCGATCGCCGGCGGCGAGGAAGACAGATGCTGGCTGATCACCACCGCCGGGTTGGAGTGTGAGAACGGCGGCGAGCCGGTCAGCAGGTGAAAAGCGGTGGCCGCCAACGCGTACTGGTCGGCGCGACCGTCCAGCGGCTCGCCCATCAGCTGTTCGGGCGGGGCGTAGGACACCGTGCCCACCGTCATGTTCGTCGCCGTCAGACCGCTGATGTCATCCACCCAGCGTGCGATCCCGAAGTCCGCCAACAGGATTCGCTGGTCAGCGGTCTCCGGGTTGGCGAGCAGGATGTTGGCCGGTTTGACGTCGCGGTGCAGCAGGCCGCGCTGGTGCGCGTAGTCCAGCGCCTCCGCGACCGCGGTGACGATCGCGGCCACCTGCTCCTTCGGCAGCCCGTTCGGATGGCGTTCCCGCAGCAGTCGCGCCGCGTCGGTGCCCTCCACGTAGTCCATCGACAGCCAGAGCTGACCCTCGAAGTCGCCGCGGTCGTGCACCCCGACGATGTGCGGATGCCACAGTGTCGCCGCGATATCGGCCTCCCGGTTGAACCGCTCGCGGTACTCGTCGTCGGCGGACACCGATTGCGGTAGCACCTTGAGCGCGTCACGTCGCGGCAGCCGGGGGTGGCGGGCCAGATACACCTCGCCCATCCCGCCCGATCCGAGTTTGCGAACGATGGTGTACCCGGCGAACGTCGCACCCTCGGCCAGCGGCATGGCGGCATACTACCGACTCGCGAGCGCTCATCCCGGTTCGGATTCCGGCGCCCGGACTGTCCATACGCGAGCGCTCGCGGAGCGGGAGCTAGAGGTCCAGGGTGAGGGGGCCGCCGCCGGCGGCGCGGGAGATGCACACTAGCATCTGCCCGGCCGCCCGCTCCGGATCGGTCAGCAGCAGATCGCGGTGGTCGACGGCGCCGTCGAGCACCCGGGTGCGGCAGGTGCCGCAGAACCCCTGCTGGCACGAGTAGCGCACCGGCACCCCGGCGCGGGTCAGCGCGGCCAGCAGGGTCTCGTCGGCGCCGACCTCGACGGTCTGCCCGGTGGAGGCCACCGTCACCGCGAACGGCGCACCGTCGACCACCGGTGGCGCGGCGAACCGCTCGAAATGCAGTTCCACGCCGGTGCGGTCGGCCAGCCGGGCCCCCAGCGCGGTCAGCATCGGGGCCGGCCCGCAGGCGTACACCGCGGTGCCGTCCGGACAGTCGCCGAGCAGCTCGTCGGCGTCGGGCAGACCCGCGACGTCGTCGGTCCGGATGCGCACGGCGTCGCCGAACCGGGCCACCTCGTCGAGGAACGGCAGACTGTCGCGGCTGCGGCCGGTGTAGATCATCGACCACTGCACGCCCAGCCGATCCGCCAGCCCGAGCATCGGCAGGATCGGGGTGATCCCGATACCGCCGGCGATGAACCGCAGCCGCTGCGTCGGCGAGCCGTAGCCGGGAACGGTGAGCGGGAACGCGTTACGCGGACCGTGGGTGGTGACGGTCGCCCCGACGGGAAGCGCGTCGTGCACCTCGACCGAGCCGCCACCGCCGTCGGGGATGCGCCGCACCGCGATGCGGTAGGAGCCCGCCTCGGCCGGGTCCCCGCACAGCGAGTACTGGCGCACCCGCCCGCTCGGCAGCGTGATGTCGATGTGCGACCCGGGATACCAGCGCGGCAGTCGCCCGCCGTCGGCCGCGGTGAGCGTCAGCGCCACCACGTTCTCGTCGTGCGCCACCACCTGCCGCGCGGCCACCCGCAGGGGCAGGGTGCGGTCGCGCTCCGGCGGCGGTGCCACCTTCCGGATCAGCCCGTGCACGGTCTCCATGCTCGAGTAGACGGCGGCCGCCAGCCCGATCATCAGGTGGTGGCGGCCACGGCCGAACGGGTTGATCGGCAGTCCCCGGTATCGGTCGCCCAGCGCCATCAAAGGTGCGCGGCCCGGGCGGCCGGGGAACTGGCCAGGTAGGCGACGGCCTGGGCGGTGGACCCCATGTCCTCCGGCGAGTAGCGCGGCCGGAAGTAGCTAAGCGTGTTGGTGCCGAACAGCGTCCGGAACCGGGGCAGCAGCCCGAGCCGGGAGTCCTGCATCCGCATCCGCTGCATCTGCGCCCAGGTGATGTCGATCGACGGGTCCGACTTGAGCAGATACCAGGTGCCGCGCTGGAAGAACACGAACATCGT from Mycolicibacterium phlei harbors:
- a CDS encoding LLM class F420-dependent oxidoreductase yields the protein MKYAVVAPVAAGVTADPGYMTAFAQHLEACGFESIVVVEHTVLMTHYASVYPYDPSGRVELPADCVVPDPLDLLAFLAGRTSTLTLATGVLVLPNHHPVVLAKRLATVDVLSGGRLRLCVGMGWLKEEIEACGTDFATRGRRADEQLAVLRRLWADEPGGADFHGTFFDFENGMCYPKPLGTIPIHIGGHSSAAARRAGRLGDGFQPLGVAGADLTRLVTLMREEAERAGRDPDALELSLGHAVAKIDAERAERLAALGADRLVLAMPPVTDIDEARDLLSACADRLGLTP
- a CDS encoding ankyrin repeat domain-containing protein, coding for MVELARYADGPASVVISHHGDELVFRTEYDDGGRLAVSESRTAVGDFLAKGEGPWPWFDLGARRDAALRVLDALGVTPPSWTRPLPDDQLELFERASRGDSSVIELLAWGFDPDPVDPCGASPLWYAVRSLGHGIAVALIDAGADAGRRIELSARGDRFTTILHEIVRTGRGMALRHALARGVDPMVRDSAGATPLHVLAGDADHVNPEMVRALVDAGASVHAALPGGTQPIEHAARSLLPATVATLLDLGAEPARGLDALMAWWSVAAEPHGYRSGAVCEVVTLLRAAGAQVNDRHRELAASAGAPQVSQALRD
- a CDS encoding PDR/VanB family oxidoreductase, coding for MALGDRYRGLPINPFGRGRHHLMIGLAAAVYSSMETVHGLIRKVAPPPERDRTLPLRVAARQVVAHDENVVALTLTAADGGRLPRWYPGSHIDITLPSGRVRQYSLCGDPAEAGSYRIAVRRIPDGGGGSVEVHDALPVGATVTTHGPRNAFPLTVPGYGSPTQRLRFIAGGIGITPILPMLGLADRLGVQWSMIYTGRSRDSLPFLDEVARFGDAVRIRTDDVAGLPDADELLGDCPDGTAVYACGPAPMLTALGARLADRTGVELHFERFAAPPVVDGAPFAVTVASTGQTVEVGADETLLAALTRAGVPVRYSCQQGFCGTCRTRVLDGAVDHRDLLLTDPERAAGQMLVCISRAAGGGPLTLDL
- a CDS encoding NUDIX domain-containing protein, with protein sequence MPKRSAGLLLYRMTDGRLEVLIGHPGGPFWARRDEGAWSIPKGEYDDGEDPWTVARREFEEEVGMPAPDGPRIAFDPVRQPSGKIVTVFAVAGDLDLTGAHSNTFTMEWPKGSGQIREFPEIDRVAWVSVEEARSKLVKGQRPILDRLVAAVEGGEPAGSLSR
- a CDS encoding serine/threonine-protein kinase, giving the protein MPLAEGATFAGYTIVRKLGSGGMGEVYLARHPRLPRRDALKVLPQSVSADDEYRERFNREADIAATLWHPHIVGVHDRGDFEGQLWLSMDYVEGTDAARLLRERHPNGLPKEQVAAIVTAVAEALDYAHQRGLLHRDVKPANILLANPETADQRILLADFGIARWVDDISGLTATNMTVGTVSYAPPEQLMGEPLDGRADQYALAATAFHLLTGSPPFSHSNPAVVISQHLSSSPPAIGDRRPDLAGLDPVLTKALAKNPADRFERCADFARALRHQLGVSGDDDATVLVPAAPQPAAPASKRRIGVLLPAILGVLLVIAVAVALFEFRRADEERPAAAPAATTTPVTPTASSSPPAPPPPPTTTVTDTTVTQTEVTETTVTQTEVTETPTDSTTTTAAPTVTAVVGADCSPVGSTGTTASGATAYCETLQPTGRSVWSLTQGDIPSPTVAPDPAEPPLPFLEETPVRLCMQQTGQTRRECRREIRAGNGLPPLP
- a CDS encoding SGNH/GDSL hydrolase family protein: MVAFSRYVAIGDSQTEGLWDGDDSVGLVGFADRLAEIIDSHCPGLHYANLAVRGRRIRDVLDEQLPRALEMEPDLVTVCVGMNDVTRPGRNFDTALRLLDEVYDTLAGTGATVATTTFPDVTRILPVGRLIAGRVHRINDTIRGATERHGFALVDLYAAPSMTELDTWSDDRVHGSTLGHIRFTEAAVEALGLPGGSHDWAHASGPPQRATLREQVYAQLQWTRHMLLPWAWRHLQGRSTGDGREPKRPQLAPARPAAKSR